A DNA window from Thermococcus sp. 4557 contains the following coding sequences:
- a CDS encoding CGP-CTERM sorting domain-containing protein — protein sequence MRKAAIILAVFVFFGVFGFAMASATTVGVDLAHGESDKGLAVLTDKDGNVLAEGMIKTISDVSWAYIGPADKADELGINQLGEKITYDAIKDVDFLIIGQPTQAFSPDEVQAIVQWWNDGNRILWVAADSDYGDGPQRIDFANTILDAIGANLRLDQCSAEDATSNAGAGYRVVGLVNPDSGTPDKDMLTKDFKNGGKVLFHGPGVVAYVDENGNWQSLHGGIADGIYIIVTTSADGQIVENTDPAAQAYTAGDVGEFPLMAVQLFEDKKNVLVVSGETPYGGYEPMWSPTYHGVDLDGPQFVTNFIHWAITVQSNLGKEETSEGGSTCGPAALIGLALIPLALYRRRK from the coding sequence ATGAGGAAGGCTGCAATAATACTTGCGGTGTTTGTTTTCTTTGGTGTTTTTGGATTTGCCATGGCCAGTGCTACGACCGTCGGTGTTGACCTCGCCCACGGCGAGAGCGACAAGGGTCTGGCAGTTCTGACCGACAAGGACGGCAACGTTCTCGCTGAGGGAATGATAAAGACCATCAGCGACGTCAGCTGGGCTTACATAGGACCGGCCGACAAGGCCGATGAGCTTGGAATCAATCAGCTCGGCGAGAAGATAACCTACGACGCCATCAAGGACGTGGACTTCCTTATCATCGGCCAGCCGACCCAGGCCTTCAGCCCGGACGAGGTTCAGGCCATCGTCCAGTGGTGGAACGACGGAAACAGGATCCTCTGGGTTGCGGCTGATTCTGACTACGGCGACGGCCCGCAGAGGATTGACTTCGCCAACACCATCCTCGACGCCATCGGCGCCAACCTCAGGCTCGACCAGTGCTCCGCTGAGGACGCCACCAGCAACGCTGGAGCCGGCTACCGTGTCGTCGGTCTCGTGAACCCGGACAGCGGAACCCCCGACAAGGACATGCTCACCAAGGACTTCAAGAACGGCGGCAAGGTCCTCTTCCACGGACCGGGTGTCGTTGCTTACGTCGATGAGAACGGCAACTGGCAGAGCCTCCACGGCGGAATCGCCGATGGAATATACATCATAGTCACCACCAGCGCCGACGGCCAGATCGTTGAGAACACCGACCCGGCGGCCCAGGCCTACACCGCCGGTGACGTCGGCGAGTTCCCGCTCATGGCCGTCCAGCTCTTCGAGGACAAGAAGAACGTCCTCGTTGTCAGCGGTGAGACCCCCTACGGCGGCTACGAGCCGATGTGGAGCCCGACCTACCACGGCGTTGACCTCGACGGCCCGCAGTTCGTCACCAACTTCATCCACTGGGCCATAACCGTCCAGAGCAACCTCGGCAAGGAAGAGACCAGCGAGGGCGGAAGCACCTGCGGCCCGGCGGCTCTGATCGGTCTCGCCCTCATACCGCTTGCCCTCTACAGGAGGAGGAAGTGA
- a CDS encoding tyrosine--tRNA ligase, with protein sequence MDIERRIELIKRKPTEELLTEENLRHLLEVGVPMQHYIGFEISGYIHLGTGLMAGAKIADLQKAGIKTRIFLADWHSWINDKLGGDLEVIQKVALSYFKEGMKQSIKVMGGDPEEVEFVLASEILEKGDYWQTVIDISKNVTLARMMRSITIMGRQMGEAIDFAKLIYPAMQVADIYYQGVTIAHAGMDQRKAHVIAIEVAQKLKYHALEWKGEKLKPVALHHHLLLGLQEPPVWPIESEEQFKELKTQMKMSKSKPYSAVFIHDTPEEIKQKLRKAFCPAREVRYNPVLDWAEYIIFREEPTEFTIHRPAKFGGDVTYTTIEELKRDFAEGKLHPLDLKNAVAEYLIELLKPVRDYFERNPEPLELMREIKITR encoded by the coding sequence ATGGACATTGAAAGAAGGATAGAACTCATCAAGAGAAAGCCAACGGAGGAGCTCCTGACGGAGGAAAACCTCAGGCACCTGCTCGAAGTCGGCGTTCCAATGCAGCACTACATCGGATTTGAGATAAGCGGTTACATTCACCTCGGAACCGGACTCATGGCGGGAGCGAAGATAGCCGACCTTCAGAAGGCTGGAATCAAGACGAGAATCTTCCTCGCCGACTGGCACAGCTGGATAAACGACAAGCTCGGTGGAGACCTGGAGGTCATCCAGAAGGTCGCGCTTAGCTACTTCAAGGAGGGCATGAAGCAGAGCATAAAGGTCATGGGCGGTGACCCTGAGGAGGTCGAGTTCGTCCTCGCGAGCGAGATACTCGAGAAGGGCGACTACTGGCAGACCGTCATAGACATCTCCAAGAACGTCACCCTCGCGAGGATGATGCGCTCCATAACGATAATGGGCCGCCAGATGGGGGAGGCCATAGACTTCGCCAAGCTCATCTACCCGGCGATGCAGGTTGCCGACATCTACTACCAGGGCGTCACCATAGCCCACGCCGGAATGGACCAGAGGAAGGCCCACGTCATAGCCATCGAAGTGGCTCAGAAGCTCAAGTACCACGCCCTCGAGTGGAAGGGCGAGAAGCTCAAGCCGGTCGCTCTGCACCACCACCTCCTGCTCGGCCTCCAGGAGCCGCCGGTGTGGCCGATAGAGAGCGAGGAGCAGTTTAAGGAGCTCAAGACCCAGATGAAGATGAGCAAGAGCAAGCCCTACTCGGCGGTCTTTATCCACGACACACCGGAGGAAATCAAGCAGAAGCTCAGGAAGGCCTTCTGCCCGGCGAGGGAAGTCAGGTACAACCCGGTCCTCGACTGGGCAGAGTACATAATCTTCCGCGAGGAGCCTACGGAGTTCACAATCCACCGCCCGGCCAAGTTCGGCGGCGACGTCACCTACACGACCATCGAGGAGCTCAAGAGAGACTTCGCCGAGGGCAAGCTTCACCCGCTCGACCTCAAGAACGCGGTCGCCGAATACCTCATCGAACTCCTCAAGCCGGTCAGGGACTACTTCGAGAGGAATCCTGAGCCGCTTGAGCTGATGCGGGAGATAAAGATCACCCGCTGA
- a CDS encoding Lrp/AsnC family transcriptional regulator, whose protein sequence is MPGIDEKDREILRILRKEGRITLTELGKRVGLSPASVKNRVEKLEKLGAIKGYSAIVDPAFLDEYVQAFFELRLAIDDHTIDQILMKIACLEEVQSLYRRSGERQILVRASFHSTDEVKAFAGRLKRLFGKNLERVEVTLIIDTFKENWVACEKGKR, encoded by the coding sequence ATGCCGGGAATAGACGAGAAGGACAGGGAGATACTCCGAATCCTCCGGAAGGAGGGCAGGATAACCCTAACCGAGCTCGGGAAGAGGGTTGGCTTATCCCCGGCGAGCGTGAAGAACAGGGTCGAAAAGCTGGAGAAGCTCGGGGCCATTAAGGGCTACTCCGCCATCGTTGACCCGGCTTTCCTCGATGAATACGTCCAGGCTTTCTTTGAGCTGCGCCTGGCCATAGACGACCACACGATAGACCAGATTCTGATGAAGATTGCCTGCTTGGAGGAGGTTCAGAGCCTCTACCGGCGCAGCGGTGAGAGACAGATACTCGTGAGGGCGAGCTTCCACAGTACCGACGAGGTTAAGGCCTTCGCCGGGAGGCTCAAACGGTTATTCGGCAAAAACCTCGAACGGGTGGAGGTTACGCTCATAATAGACACCTTCAAGGAGAACTGGGTGGCCTGTGAGAAGGGAAAGCGATGA
- a CDS encoding ABC transporter substrate-binding protein: MKKPVAIGFILLLALSVVASGCISGGNGGETSGITLVIVTRHDATIQYMVKQTFLQSDVAKQYNIEDIKFIKVPESLWPSYIEKGADVGWGGGPTLFDDLYKANYLAPITDEKVLGLLGNPLPTELAGMPMVRKDDDGKVYWIAAALSSFGYTVNKKQLEKWNLQIPDKWEDIASEDWALNPPQYGIADPTRSTSNTRIYQIILQAFGWEEGWRIMTLITANSKVYLASDAVRDAVINGEIAAGNTIDFYGYTAMQQNPDCLYVVPKGESIINGDPIALLKNAKHPEAAQAFIYWVLTEGQAVWMSPDVNRLPINPQIFDMTITKPYADVIFKGQNEGKTYGEARPALEKAYDDAIHAEGIEFDDKRALETVSALQYYFKATLVDPNQKLHDAWVAIVQAHKQGKITDEQFEQLKDELTAPIEFKDPETGQTVTFTEEYAKKINDRIVKDRNFQDQLVQEWRQGAMDKYQKVLDDLNSMLG; this comes from the coding sequence ATGAAGAAGCCCGTGGCAATTGGCTTTATCCTGCTTCTTGCCCTCAGCGTCGTGGCCAGCGGCTGCATAAGCGGAGGAAACGGCGGTGAAACCTCCGGAATAACCCTTGTCATCGTCACCAGGCACGACGCGACCATACAGTACATGGTCAAGCAGACCTTCCTCCAGAGCGATGTCGCCAAGCAGTACAACATTGAGGACATCAAGTTCATCAAGGTCCCGGAGAGCCTCTGGCCCAGCTACATCGAGAAGGGCGCCGACGTTGGCTGGGGAGGCGGACCGACGCTCTTCGACGACCTCTACAAGGCCAACTACCTCGCCCCGATAACCGACGAGAAGGTTCTCGGTCTCCTCGGCAACCCGCTCCCCACCGAGCTCGCGGGAATGCCCATGGTCAGGAAGGACGACGACGGCAAAGTTTACTGGATAGCCGCGGCGCTCTCCTCCTTCGGATACACCGTCAACAAGAAGCAGCTCGAGAAGTGGAACCTTCAGATACCGGACAAGTGGGAGGACATAGCGAGTGAGGACTGGGCCCTCAACCCGCCGCAGTACGGAATAGCCGACCCGACCAGGAGCACCTCGAACACCAGGATATACCAGATTATCCTCCAGGCCTTCGGCTGGGAGGAGGGCTGGCGCATCATGACCCTCATCACGGCCAACTCCAAGGTTTACCTCGCCAGCGACGCCGTCAGGGACGCCGTTATCAACGGTGAGATAGCGGCAGGAAACACCATCGACTTCTACGGCTACACCGCCATGCAGCAGAACCCCGACTGTCTCTACGTCGTTCCGAAGGGAGAGAGCATCATAAACGGCGACCCGATAGCACTCCTCAAGAACGCCAAGCACCCCGAGGCGGCTCAGGCCTTCATATACTGGGTTCTCACCGAGGGTCAGGCCGTCTGGATGAGCCCCGACGTCAACAGGCTCCCGATCAACCCGCAGATATTCGATATGACCATCACCAAGCCCTACGCGGACGTCATCTTCAAGGGCCAGAACGAGGGCAAGACCTACGGCGAAGCCAGGCCCGCCCTTGAGAAGGCCTACGATGATGCCATACACGCCGAGGGAATCGAGTTCGACGACAAGAGGGCCCTTGAGACCGTGAGCGCACTCCAGTACTACTTCAAGGCCACCCTCGTTGACCCGAACCAGAAGCTTCACGACGCATGGGTCGCCATAGTCCAGGCCCACAAGCAGGGCAAGATAACCGATGAGCAGTTCGAGCAGCTCAAGGACGAGCTCACCGCCCCGATAGAGTTCAAGGACCCCGAGACCGGTCAGACAGTTACCTTCACCGAGGAGTACGCCAAGAAGATAAACGACAGGATCGTCAAGGACAGGAACTTCCAGGACCAGCTCGTCCAGGAGTGGCGCCAGGGCGCCATGGACAAGTACCAGAAGGTGCTCGACGACCTCAACAGCATGCTCGGTTGA
- a CDS encoding iron ABC transporter permease has product MKVSKWSERLFGTPLFDPVVTTSFLFPLLYLVAFLIIPVLAMLAVAFEYNGHFSFHWFTSILTSEYYISWPTGEFSRLVTLPSGEQIYYVQGVDFGVILNSIIVSLSVMILTTILGTVFAFVMARYNFPGKNIVRILLFVPLLVTPFVNVFIVKKMFLPNGLINWLFYDILHVFPHRIVIDGLVGVIVAQAMTYYPIVYLNAYASFINIDPTLEEQAENLGSRGFHLFRTVTFPLALPGIAAGATLVGIFSLEDLAAPIVFQGNPLARKLMSFQIYSAFTSGFNVGSPQLAALALIMLTIAILMFLGIRKYVSLRQYAMLSKGGRWKPRVAKPKGWQAVLIYLVVLPMLLISIFPQVGVVLLAFSESWSGTWPQGFTTAHIQSIITQPDIERVIMNSIMYSTAAIIVILLLSLTASYASSRFKKSQLGPVLDSLSTIPIAVPGIVIAMSYFFFFAKVFPDTPLDPTNLLGFNPAMVLVLAYSIRRLPFAARSISAGIQQVHVSLEEAALNLGAGRWKALTGILIPLILLNLLGGAMLSFVYCMSETSVGITLGSINPEYYPITARMVELMTSAVGSANLAAALGVFLMTVQIIAIVLANVITKQRYSFIGLT; this is encoded by the coding sequence ATGAAGGTAAGCAAGTGGAGCGAGAGACTCTTTGGAACACCCCTGTTCGATCCGGTCGTTACGACTTCGTTCCTGTTCCCACTCCTGTACCTGGTGGCCTTCCTGATAATCCCAGTGCTGGCAATGCTCGCGGTGGCCTTCGAGTACAACGGTCACTTCTCCTTCCACTGGTTCACCAGCATACTGACGTCGGAGTACTACATCAGCTGGCCGACCGGGGAGTTCTCCAGACTTGTCACCCTGCCCAGCGGGGAGCAGATCTACTATGTCCAGGGCGTTGACTTCGGAGTGATACTCAACTCCATAATAGTCTCCCTGAGCGTCATGATCCTGACCACGATACTGGGAACCGTCTTCGCATTCGTCATGGCGCGCTACAACTTCCCGGGCAAGAACATCGTCAGGATTCTTCTCTTCGTGCCGCTCCTCGTTACGCCCTTCGTCAACGTCTTCATCGTTAAGAAGATGTTCCTTCCCAACGGTCTGATAAACTGGCTGTTCTACGATATCCTTCACGTATTCCCGCACAGAATCGTTATCGACGGTCTCGTGGGCGTTATAGTCGCTCAGGCGATGACCTACTACCCGATAGTTTACCTCAACGCCTACGCGAGCTTCATCAACATCGACCCCACCCTTGAGGAGCAGGCGGAGAACCTTGGAAGCAGGGGCTTCCACCTCTTCAGAACCGTTACGTTCCCGCTCGCCCTCCCGGGAATCGCGGCAGGAGCGACCCTCGTTGGAATCTTCAGCCTTGAGGACCTCGCCGCGCCGATAGTCTTCCAGGGCAACCCGCTCGCCAGGAAGCTCATGTCCTTCCAGATCTACAGCGCCTTCACCAGCGGTTTCAACGTTGGAAGCCCGCAGCTCGCTGCCCTCGCGCTCATAATGCTCACCATCGCCATCCTGATGTTCCTCGGAATCAGGAAGTACGTCAGCCTGCGCCAGTACGCCATGCTCAGCAAGGGCGGAAGGTGGAAGCCGCGCGTGGCCAAGCCCAAGGGCTGGCAGGCGGTCCTCATCTACCTCGTCGTCCTTCCTATGCTCCTCATCTCAATATTCCCGCAGGTGGGTGTGGTTCTCCTCGCCTTCAGCGAGAGCTGGTCCGGAACATGGCCTCAGGGCTTCACCACCGCGCACATCCAGAGCATCATAACCCAGCCGGACATTGAACGCGTTATCATGAACAGCATCATGTATTCCACCGCCGCAATAATCGTCATCCTCCTCCTGTCGCTCACCGCCTCCTACGCCTCCAGCAGGTTCAAGAAGAGCCAGCTCGGACCCGTTCTCGACAGCCTCTCAACGATACCCATAGCCGTTCCGGGTATCGTCATAGCGATGAGCTACTTCTTCTTCTTCGCCAAGGTGTTCCCGGACACGCCCCTCGACCCCACGAACCTGCTCGGCTTCAACCCCGCGATGGTTCTCGTGCTGGCGTACTCGATCAGGCGTCTGCCCTTCGCGGCGCGCTCCATCTCGGCCGGAATCCAGCAGGTTCACGTGTCCCTCGAGGAGGCTGCGCTCAACCTCGGCGCAGGAAGGTGGAAGGCACTGACGGGAATTCTGATACCCCTGATACTCCTGAACCTGCTTGGAGGAGCCATGCTGAGCTTCGTCTACTGTATGAGCGAGACCAGCGTCGGCATCACCCTCGGTTCCATCAACCCAGAGTACTACCCGATAACCGCCAGGATGGTCGAGCTCATGACGAGCGCCGTTGGAAGCGCCAACCTCGCGGCCGCGCTCGGTGTCTTCCTCATGACGGTGCAGATTATAGCCATAGTCCTGGCGAACGTGATAACCAAGCAGAGGTACTCATTCATAGGTCTCACATGA